AAAGATCTGGAAATTATAAAAAACAAGATCTGGGAACCTTATCAACTCGCTGAAAAACTCAATAAAAGCAATAAAAAATTCAAAGCCGGACAGTTCGACGTAGGGCAAAACCAGAGCTGGAAGTCAAAGCTTTCGATTTGGGTACGCGGCAATTTTTTCATTCCCGATGCCAGAGTATTTTGGGTAAAACCTTCCACTAAATATTTAAAAAAATACCTTTCGGAAAACCATTTTGATGCGTTGGTAACCACCGGCCCGCCACATTCCCTGCATTTGATCGGGCTTGGCCTGAAGAAAGAATTTCCTGGATTGAAATGGATTGCAGATTTTCGGGATCCGTGGACTGAAATTTCGTACCAAAAACATCTTAAGCTCACAAAATCCTCCGATAAAAAGCACCGCGATCTTGAACAGAAAGTTTTTAAAACTGCGGATATCACTTTAGCCACAAGTTTCACCGATGCTGAAAATTTCAGAAAAAATGGTGCAAATGCGATCTGCATCACCAATGGATTTGACAGTGATGCTTCGACGACTTTCAACATACCCGGCGAATATGGAACGGAAAAATTTACATTAAGTTACGTCGGCGTCCTGGAGCAGCTCCGGAATCCGGAAATCCTTTGGAAGGTTTTGGATGAAATAATTACAGAAAAGGACGGTTTTGCAAATGATTTTGAATTGAAATTTGCAGGACGGATCGATGACAGAATCCTGCATTATTTAAATAGCTTGAAACTGAAAACCTCTATTAATAACTTAGGCTACCTATCTCACGACAAAGCGTTGCAGGAAATGGCGAATTCGGATCTATTACTGATTACCAATTTCCCGCAGGAAAGTTCAAAAGGGATTATTCCGGGGAAAATTTTCGAATATTTGGCTACCGGAAAACAGATTTTGTCGTTTGGACCAAAAGATGCCGACGTCGCAAAAATCCTGACAGAGACCCATGCGGGAAAGCATTTCGATTATTCTGAAAAAGAAAAGGTGAAAGACTTTATTGTCAATCAGTATCTTAACTGGAAATCAGGAAAAACCAGTGACAACCCATCGAGTATTGAGCAATATTCAAGAAAAAATCTAACAAAAACATTATCTCAGGTTTTACAATAAAATACGTTTCCACTTTCCTGAAAACGTATTTTATAAATTTCTGATTTTTTACAACCAGCCCATTTCCTTCATCCAGTCATCATTGTAGATTTTAGCTACATAACGTGAACCATGGTCGTGCAGAAGCACTACGACAATATCGTCCTTGGTAAACTGATCCTTCATCTGCACTAAGGAAGCAATCGCGCTGCCCGCAGAATATCCGCAGAATATCCCTTCTTCCTTAGCCAATTTTCTTGCATAAATAGCCCCGTCTTTATCGGTTACTTTTTCAAAATGATCGATAACGGAAAAATCATAATTTTCAGGAATGATATCTTCGCCAATGCCTTCGGTGATGTAAGAATGCGCCAGCGACAGATCGGTTTCACCCGTATCAAGCCTGTGTTTGAGGATTGAACCGTAAGTATCCACACCGATGATTTTAATGTCCGGATTTTTTTCCTTGAAGAATTTTCCGCAACCGGTAATCGTCCCGCCGGTTCCGGCACCAACCACAAAATGCGTCAACCGGCCTTCAGTCTGTTCCCAAATTTCAGGAGCCGTAGATTCGTAGTGTGCCTGTCTGTTCGAAAGATTGTCATATTGGTTCACATACCACCCGTTTGGGGTTTCTCTTGCCAATCTTTTTGAAACGGAATAGTACGACCTTTCATCGTCGGGAGCAACATCACTTGGGCAAATGATAACCTCAGCGCCCATAGCTTTCAGCACATCGGCTTTTTCTTTGGACTGCTTATCGCTGGTCACGAAAATACATTTGTAACCTTTCACGATTGCGGCGAGCGCAAGCCCCATTCCCGTATTCCCGGAAGTTCCTTCCACGATGGTTCCCCCAGGCTTCAGACTGCCGTTTTTTTCCGCGTCTTCAATCATTTTCAGCGCCATCCTGTCCTTTACGGAATTTCCGGGATTGAAAGTTTCTACTTTTGCCAGAACCATAGCCGGGAAATCTTCTCCCAAAACTCTATTAAGCTTTATAAGTGGCGTATTCCCGATGGTTTCGAGAATATTTTCAGCATATTTCATAAAATTTTATAACTAAAAAAATTAGATCGCGGCAAAGATAAACTTTTCCGTTTAGTTGTATTTAATGGCTTTCACAGGAGAAATTTTACTGATCAGATAACTTGGCAGTACCAGGGCTATTGCAGAAATAATTAAAATTCCCAATGAAATTGAAAGGATATAAAGCGGGTTCAGATCAACCGGTACCACACTTACGTAGTAATTTTCGGGATTAAGTTTAATGATTCCGAATATTTTTTGAATTAAAAGAAAACCCAGCCCGATCACATTGCCGATAACCAACCCGGGAATCATGATCAGTAAGGTATAGTTGATGAAAATCGCACGGATCTGTCGGTTATTTGCACCAAGGGTTTTCAGCATTCCGATCGAATTGGTTCGCTCGATGATCAGGATCAACAGTACCATGATAATATTGATCACGACCACCACGAGCATAATGGTGATAATCAGTGCGATATTGGTATCAAAAATGTTGATCCAGTCCACAATTTGCGGGTATTTGTCGGTGACTTTTTCTGCGTAGTTTTTATAGCCGGAAAGCTTCTCAATGACCGGAAAAACCGAATCAATCCTGTCATTATCCTTAAGGAAAATTTCGTAGCCGCCGTTCTGGTCTTTTTCAAAATTCTGGATTTTCCTGGCGTGGTTTATGCCGCCGATTACGAACAAATCGTCGATCATCTTGATGTCGGTCTTATAAATCCCGCTGATTCTGAATTTTCTGTAAAGTGGTTTCTGGTCTTCCTTTGAAAAAATGGTCACGATGCTGTCGCCCACTTTTTTATGCAGATCATTGGCTATTTTCTGGGAAAGAACCACATTCCCATTGTAAACGCCTTCCTTCACCCTGGGTGTTTCGCCTTCCACCAAAAATTTCTCAAAACGCTTGTGGTCAAAATCGGAGCTGATGCCCTTGAAAATGATTCCGGCAAAATTATCTTCGGTACGCATAATGCCGCTGACGGTTACAAACTTTTGCGTGGCGGCAACGTCCGGAAGTTCCTGAATTTTTTTAAACTGAAAATTTTCTGTGCTGAGAACCGATGAGTTGTAGGATGAATTGGATTTCTGAGATTTGATTTGAATAGCTCCGCCAAAGTCTGCCATCCGGTTTTTGATTGCATTTTTTGAGCCGATTCCCGTGGCTACCGTAATGAGCGAAACGATGATGCCCAACGCTACAGAAAGCCGACCAATAAAGATAATAATGCGTGAGAGATTATTTTTGTTATCTTTGGAAAAAGCAATCTTTTTAGAGAAATATAAAGGAAAGTTCAATACCGATGCATTTAAGGTTCAAAAATAAAAATTTAGTTCTGATTTGCCTAATTTTTTTGGGAGCAATGATAAGCTGCAAGGCACAAAACAATACTGAAACGGCAGAGAAAGACTGCTTTAAAACCGCTGCCGACCGGACAGAATTATACCTTCCGCTGCTGAAAGACAAAACTGTAACCGTAGTCACCAATCAAACGGGATTGCTGAAGGACAAAACACATCTTGTAGATTTTTTAGTTAAAAATAATATTAAAATTAAAAGCATTTTCGCACCGGAACACGGATTCCGTGGTGATGCAGACGCGGGCGAACACGTGAAAAGCGGCATTGATGTGAAAACCGGTTTACCCATCGTCTCTCTGTACGGCAACAACAAAAAACCAACTGCAGGGCAGCTGAAGGGAACGGACGTCATCCTTTTTGATATTCAGGATGTTGGCGTTAGATTTTACACCTATATTTCAACTTTAACTTACGTCATGGAGGCCGCTGCGGAAAACAATATAGAAGTTATAGTGCTGGACCGCCCAAATCCGCACGGCGGCTATATTGACGGCCCGGTTTTGAAGGAACAGTGGAAAAGTTTTGTAGGTATGCACAAAGTTCCGGTTGTTTATGGCCTCACTATCGGCGAATACGGAAAAATGGTCAATGGTGAAAAGTGGCTGAAAAATGGCGTAACTGCAAAATACACGGTTGTCCCAATGCTTGGCTATCACAAACTTCAGCGGTATGGAATTTCTGAGCGGCCGTCGCCCAATTTGCCAAATGAGAAATCGATTAATCTCTATCCTTCACTTTGCTTTTTTGAAGGAACGCAGGTTTCAGTCGGGCGCGGGACAGCTTTGCCTTTTCAGGTTTACGGCAGCCCGTGGACAAAATCTTTTAGCTATACATTTACTCCAAAACCAAATTACGGGGCAAAGGATCCTTTCCTGAACGGTAAACTTTGTTACGGTGAAAACCTTTCAAATTTCCCTGAGGATTTAAGAAGGCTGAATCTAAGCTGGCTGTTGAAGGCATACAAAGATTATAAAAATCCGCAGCAGAATTTCTTTTTAACCAATCTTTTCTTTGATAAACTGGCAGGAAGCGATGATCTGCGGAAACAAATCATGGCTGGGAAAACTGAAGAGGAAATAAGGCGCTCCTGGCAAAAAGATTTGGCAGAATTCGAGAAAATTCGCGCTAAATACGTGATGTACGAAAATTAATCAAACTTATCGGGAAAATTCCCGCCTTTGTTTTTGTAAAGGATAAACATACCGATTGAAAGCCCAACCACGCCAGCAAATGCATTGAGGAGCGCCCTTGACAGTTTGTCCGCCGCATCATTTCCCAGATAATTCATCAGGAATATAACCGCAAAAGTGATGATTGACAGGATGATATGGGTTTTACCAAAAAGTTTCATTTTTATTTAATTTTATAAGCAATCATAATTCCGCCACGGTACGGGAGAAATTCCCCGCTCTTGTTCCAGCCGGCAGCACCGTCATAGCGGATCCAGTTTGGCGGCACATCCTCATATCCGTGATATTGCGACTGCACGCTTCCACCGCCCAAAAACAAGTCAATATTCCAATTTTCTTTCCACTGGAACTGGTATCCTACCGTTGCGCCAAACATAAATGTAAAGCCCCGCTGAAACTTGTTGGTATCAGCATAATTCCATTTTGTGAGATCAAAAACTCCAAATCCGGCATTAGCACCTACATACCACTTGTTAAAGGCTTCTTTGAAATAATAACGTCCTTCCAAATGCCCCATATAAACCTGTGCATGATTTCCGCTGAAAGATTTCCAGGGAGAAATAAGTCCGTCTGCCTGTAATGTATACTTCGGGCTTAACTGATATTCTAAACCAATATTTGTTATTAAAACCGGAAGAAGTAAGGCGTTTCCCTTGATGTACAGCGCATGTTCATTCTCCTGAGCTGAAAATCTCACAGCAGATAAAAGCAGTGCTGCAAACAACAGATTTTTAATCATTTTACTTTATTTCTAGAAGAAGTTTTTCAGGTACTGAAGCATCCATACCTTTTTCCTTTGCCAACTTTACAGCCTGTGTCGCATATTTTTTTGCAGCCTCTTTATTTCCGGATTTCAGATGAAGCCTGGCAAGAATATAATTCCCATCAGGTGTTTCTCCCTGCTGAAGAGCCTTTTCCGTCCAAATGACCGCCTGCTTCAGCGATGTGGGGTTTGAAATTTTTTCAGCAAATACAAATGCGGCAGTCATCAGCTCTTTGGCATCGAAGCCGTCGCCGTTCTTATAGTTTTCGAGTGCAGCTTTTTCGTAACCGGACCAGTTTTCAAGAGAACGGTAGGCATTTAACTTTAAAATCTTGAGGTAATTTTCAGCATCTTCCACGCTCATCAGTTTAGAAGCATCATCAAGAAACTTAGCCTCATTGATGGTCTTTTTACTCTTATCTACCGCATTTTCTGCGATGGTATTCAGTTTGATCTGAGTGTGGAACTGGTTGTAGGAACTTTCCGGCAGAAGGTTGAGGATTTCAGGTTTTTCATTCACAAAAACCTTGTAGTTGGGGTCATTTTCAGAACGCAGAAAATAAAAAAGCATCGCCAGCTCGTCCTGCGTAAACGCCTTCTTTTTCCTCACCTGGAAATATCTTTCAGAAACCTTTTTGGCAAATTCCGGATCGATATTGGCGTTAAGTTTTGCCGTATTCAGGAGAAATTCCGGGTCGGTTTCACCTTTTTCAAAACGCTCTTTTCCACCGCCCCCTTCGCCAATCATCTTGGCCTGGCTTCCGAGCTGCAGAAAATCGGGAGCTTCCAGATAACCCATTCCTTTGTAAACCACTTCCCCATCGCCATTTAAAAAAAGATAAGTTGGGTACGAATACACCCCATATTTCTTCTGAATATCCCTGCCCTCGCCTTTTTCCATATCTATTCTGGCATTGATGAAATTGGCATTGTAGAATTGTTTCACTTCATCCTTTGGAAATATGTTTTTTTCCATCAGTTTACAGGGGCCGCACCACTCTGCATAAGCATCAAGGAAGATTATTTTATTTTCTTTTTTAGCTTTGGAAAGTATATGGTTGAAAGTTGCTTTTTCGAAACTTATGGTTTCCTGGGCAAAGACGAACGCCGAAACCAGAAGAAAGAGGAGAGCCGTATTAATTTTCATTTTGTGTAAAAATTGTCTGCAAATATAATGAAACGTATAAAATGTAAATATTTCCGATTGACGAATATTCTTGTACTCAATCGTAAAAAAATGAATGATCAGATGGGAATTATATAACTGCAATCGGCAAAAATAGATTATGCAATCATGAAAAATGAATGATATAAAGCATCAAATAATAGTTTAAAATGGATAAAACATTTATCTTTGATTTCTTGCAGCAATTGAAATTAATTGATAAATGATATTAATCGTTGACGACACTCCCGAAAACATTATTTCTTTAAAAAAAGTACTGGAAAAAAACGGTTTTGAAGTTGACACCGCATCATCGGGAGAAGAGGCCTTAAAAAAAATTCTTAACAGATCCTATGTCCTTATCATTCTCGACGTTCAGATGCCGGGAATGGACGGTTTCGAGGTAGCTGAAACCATTTCCGGATTCAGCAAGGCAAAAGAAACTGCCATAATCTTCCTTTCCGCAGCCAGCGCCAATGTGAACCTGATTACGCGGGGTTACTCCTCCGGCGGGCTCGATTATATTTCCAAACCGGTAGATATGAACGTGCTGTTGCTTAAGGTGAAGACATTTTACAGAATCTACGAGCAGAGCAGAGCTTTGAACAAAATGCAGGAAACCCTTCGTGAGGAAATTGAATACAGAAAAGAAGCAGAACGTAAAAAGGATGAATTCATCAGTATTGCCAGCCACGAGCTGAAAACACCGATGACCAGCGTGAAGGGTTATATACAGTTACTGGAACGCAGCATCGAGAAAAATGATATTGAGACTACGAAAGCCCGGCTGAGCAAAGTTCAGAACCAGATTGAGAAGCTTAATAATTTAATCGCTGATTTACTGGATATTTCTAAAATTGAAAGCGGAAAATTAAAACTCAACAAAAAACATTTTCAGTTCGATGCCCTTGTTGAAGATGTTTTAGAAATTCTTCAGCAATCACATCCTGACGTGACATTCATAAAGAAAGGCAGCTTTGAAGGTAAAATTTACGGCGACGATATCCGGATTGAACAGGTGATTCTCAATTTTATGACTAATGCCCTGAAATATGCGCCGGACAGCAATGAAATCCATATCAATTCGAGAAGAGAGGGCGACCACGCTTATTTCTCTGTAAAGGATTTCGGAATCGGTATGGCCGAGGAAAATAAAGACAAAGTCTTCAACAAATTCTACCGCATCGAGGAAACTTCAGAGAGATTTCAGGGACTCGGGATAGGTTTGTACATCTGTAAAGAGATTATCGAGCTGCATCAGGGTGAAATCGGCGTAAATTCACAGCCCGGAGAAGGCTCGGAATTTTACTTCACACTACCTTTAAACACCGAACAGGACGAAAACATATAAATTTCTATGAACTTTAAATCTAATTTAATATTTGGCCTTGGGCTTTCATTGGTCCTGCTCTTCATCAGTTCACTGGCATCTTATATCAGCATTAAGAATCTTATAGAAAACGAACAGCTGCTGCGTGCAAGCAACAACCGTATTCTCACACTTAGCGAAACTTTGTCAGTAGTGAAAGATGCTGAGACGGGACAGCGCGGCTATCTGCTCACCGGCGATTCCAGATTTTTGGATCCGTATTCCGATTCCAAAAGAAAAATTAATACCCAGCTTGAGGAACTTGATGCCAGTTTCATGGACTCTCCGTCTCAGCAAAAAGATCTTTCAGATTTAAAGGCCCAGATTCAGACCCGAATTCAGATCCTCGAAAAAAATTTGAATTTAAAATTACAGACCGGCATTGTAAGTACCGAAAAACTCCATGCAGGAAAGCAGTACATGGGCGAAATCAGGCGTATTGTATCTCTGATGCAAAAAAGGGAGGAAATCATACTGAAATCGAGGACTGATACGATGAAGAAATTTGCCGGCTTCACCCCTTGGCTTATTATTATCTCAGCACTATTAGCGATCGCGATCACATTGATCTTCTTCCGAAAAGTCCTTCAGGATTTCAATCAAAAATCAGAACTCACGCAAAAGCTTGAAGAAAAGAACGAGGAAACACAAAACAGACTTGAGGCGATCGAGAAAGTTGCAGGTCAGATTTCTTCCGGAGATTACAATATACTTTGGGATCAAAATACCGAAAAAACTTTAGGCTCGGTTGCAGAACCGTTAAACAACATGGCCGCTTCTCTAGAAAAGTCTTTCAGTTTGCTAGAAGAAAAAGAATGGCTCAGCACCTCATCTTCAGAACTGAATGATCTGATGATAGGCGAGAAAAGTTTGCAGAAACTTTCCGGCGATATCCTGGATTATCTAACGGCAACAACCAACAGTCAGGTTGGCGCCATTTATCTTCAGAATTCTGATGGGTACCTGCATCTTACAGGCAGTTATGCCCTTGCGAGAGGGCAAGCAAAGGATATCATCGTAAGCGGTGAAGGAATCGCAGGCCAGGCCTTTGAATCCAGAAAACCCATCGTGGTAGATGAAATTCCGGATGATGATACCACGGTAAGTTTTGCGACTGGCTACACAAAGCCCAGAAACCTCATCGCGCTGCCAATCAGCCGGTACAATATTCCGCTGGGCGTTCTGGAACTGGGCACTACACACCAGTATACTCCGAAGCAAATCGAATTCCTGAAATCCGTTGCAGGGAATGTGGGCTTGGCACTCTTCAGTACACAAAACAGGTTAAGGCTGCAGGAATTATTGGAAGAGACTCAGGCACAGTCAGAAGAACTGATGATTCAGCAAAGCGAACTGGAAAACATCAACTCCGAACTGGAAGCGCAGTCGCAAAAACTCCTGGCTTCAGAAGAAGAACTGCGCGTACAGCAGGAAGAGCTTCTGCAAAGCAATCAGGAACTGGAAGAGCGGACCTCACTGCTGGAAGAAAAAAATGCACTGATTGAACAGCGCAACATTGATATTCAGCAGAAATCCCTGGAACTGGAACAAAGCAATAAATACAAATCCGAGTTTTTGGCCAATATGTCCCACGAACTTCGTACGCCTCTCAATTCCATACTTCTCCTTTCAAAACTGATGAGTGAAAGTGAAGACTTGGACGAGCAGTATATTGAGTATTCTGAAGTGATACAGAATTCCGGGCAGGGCCTTCTTACTCTGATAGATGAGATTCTTGACCTTTCAAAAATCGAAGCCGGCAAGATGACTTTGGAACTTAATGATCTTTCTTTGGATGAAGTGATTACCGATATGCGGATGCTTTTTGCGCCGGTGGCTAAAGAGAAAAATCTTGAGTTTAAAATTGAAACTGAACCGGGAACCGACAAAATTCTTTACACCGATAAATTAAGACTTGAACAGATTTTGAGAAACCTCCTTTCCAATGCCATAAAATTCACTTCGCAGGGAAGCGTAACTCTGAACATTTCCAAAAATATCGGTGAGGAACTCATCACTTTTAAAGTAACAGACACGGGAATCGGAATTCCTGCGGATAAGATAAAGATGGTTTTTGAGGCATTTCAGCAGGCAGACGGTTCTACCCAAAGGAAATTCGGCGGTACCGGACTGGGATTATCGATCAGCCGGGAGCTGGCAAAACTTCTCGGCGGTAAAATCGCACTGAAAAGTACTGAAGGAAAAGGCAGTGAATTCAGTCTCACTATTCCGGTAAAGTTTAGCGAAAATGCGGAAACGCGGCCGGAACAGCCAATAGCCGAACCCGAACTTCCAAAAATTACCGAAACAGAACCTCAGCCGCAACGGTTTGTTTCGAGCCATATCCCTGAACCCGTGGAGGATGACCGCGACAATATCCAGCCGGGCGACAAGGTTATTTTAATCATTGAAGATGACACTTCATTTGCCAAAATTCTTCTCAATTATGCCCGCACCAAAAATTACAAAGCCGTCGTTTCAGTACGTGGCGATACCGGAATCGAACTTGCAAAGGAGCTAAAACCTCTGGCTATCCTTCTTGATATTCAACTCCCGGTTATGGATGGCTGGCAGGTGATGGAAGCCTTGAAATCCGATCCGGAAACCAAACCGATCCCTGTTCATATCATGTCTTCCATGAAATTTAAGCATGAAAGTTTATTGAAAGGAGCAGTTGATTTCATTAATAAACCTTTTGCCTTGGAGCAGATGCAGGAAGTTTTCAATACGCTGGAAGAAGCCATGAACCGCTCTCCGAAAAAGGTACTGATTGTTGAAGAAAACGAGCAGCACGCGAAAGCTTTGAGCTATTTTCTGAGTTCGAACAATATCAGCAACAATATCGCGACCAACGTAAACCAAAGTATCGACTCGCTAAAAAACCAAGAGGTTGACTGCGTAATTCTGGACATGGGTGTCCCGGACAAAAACGCCTACGAAACCCTGGAAACCATAAAACAGAACAAAGGCCTGGAAAAACTGCCGATTATCGTTTTCACCGGTAAAAATCTTTCTAAAGGCGAAGAAACCAGGATTAAGAAATATGCAGATTCTATCGTGGTGAAAACTGCACATTCATACCAGAGAATTCTGGATGAAGCCGGGCTTTTCCTGCATCTTGTTGAAGAGAAAAATAAAAAGAAAAAAGATCAGGCATCAAATGGACAGGATGGAGAACTTAGAAATATCCTGAAAGATAAAACGGTTCTTGTAGCGGATGATGATGTAAGGAACATTTTCTCACTTACCAAGGCTTTG
The sequence above is a segment of the Chryseobacterium taklimakanense genome. Coding sequences within it:
- a CDS encoding DUF3575 domain-containing protein, coding for MIKNLLFAALLLSAVRFSAQENEHALYIKGNALLLPVLITNIGLEYQLSPKYTLQADGLISPWKSFSGNHAQVYMGHLEGRYYFKEAFNKWYVGANAGFGVFDLTKWNYADTNKFQRGFTFMFGATVGYQFQWKENWNIDLFLGGGSVQSQYHGYEDVPPNWIRYDGAAGWNKSGEFLPYRGGIMIAYKIK
- a CDS encoding PLP-dependent cysteine synthase family protein; this encodes MKYAENILETIGNTPLIKLNRVLGEDFPAMVLAKVETFNPGNSVKDRMALKMIEDAEKNGSLKPGGTIVEGTSGNTGMGLALAAIVKGYKCIFVTSDKQSKEKADVLKAMGAEVIICPSDVAPDDERSYYSVSKRLARETPNGWYVNQYDNLSNRQAHYESTAPEIWEQTEGRLTHFVVGAGTGGTITGCGKFFKEKNPDIKIIGVDTYGSILKHRLDTGETDLSLAHSYITEGIGEDIIPENYDFSVIDHFEKVTDKDGAIYARKLAKEEGIFCGYSAGSAIASLVQMKDQFTKDDIVVVLLHDHGSRYVAKIYNDDWMKEMGWL
- a CDS encoding exo-beta-N-acetylmuramidase NamZ family protein; the encoded protein is MHLRFKNKNLVLICLIFLGAMISCKAQNNTETAEKDCFKTAADRTELYLPLLKDKTVTVVTNQTGLLKDKTHLVDFLVKNNIKIKSIFAPEHGFRGDADAGEHVKSGIDVKTGLPIVSLYGNNKKPTAGQLKGTDVILFDIQDVGVRFYTYISTLTYVMEAAAENNIEVIVLDRPNPHGGYIDGPVLKEQWKSFVGMHKVPVVYGLTIGEYGKMVNGEKWLKNGVTAKYTVVPMLGYHKLQRYGISERPSPNLPNEKSINLYPSLCFFEGTQVSVGRGTALPFQVYGSPWTKSFSYTFTPKPNYGAKDPFLNGKLCYGENLSNFPEDLRRLNLSWLLKAYKDYKNPQQNFFLTNLFFDKLAGSDDLRKQIMAGKTEEEIRRSWQKDLAEFEKIRAKYVMYEN
- a CDS encoding response regulator, whose translation is MNFKSNLIFGLGLSLVLLFISSLASYISIKNLIENEQLLRASNNRILTLSETLSVVKDAETGQRGYLLTGDSRFLDPYSDSKRKINTQLEELDASFMDSPSQQKDLSDLKAQIQTRIQILEKNLNLKLQTGIVSTEKLHAGKQYMGEIRRIVSLMQKREEIILKSRTDTMKKFAGFTPWLIIISALLAIAITLIFFRKVLQDFNQKSELTQKLEEKNEETQNRLEAIEKVAGQISSGDYNILWDQNTEKTLGSVAEPLNNMAASLEKSFSLLEEKEWLSTSSSELNDLMIGEKSLQKLSGDILDYLTATTNSQVGAIYLQNSDGYLHLTGSYALARGQAKDIIVSGEGIAGQAFESRKPIVVDEIPDDDTTVSFATGYTKPRNLIALPISRYNIPLGVLELGTTHQYTPKQIEFLKSVAGNVGLALFSTQNRLRLQELLEETQAQSEELMIQQSELENINSELEAQSQKLLASEEELRVQQEELLQSNQELEERTSLLEEKNALIEQRNIDIQQKSLELEQSNKYKSEFLANMSHELRTPLNSILLLSKLMSESEDLDEQYIEYSEVIQNSGQGLLTLIDEILDLSKIEAGKMTLELNDLSLDEVITDMRMLFAPVAKEKNLEFKIETEPGTDKILYTDKLRLEQILRNLLSNAIKFTSQGSVTLNISKNIGEELITFKVTDTGIGIPADKIKMVFEAFQQADGSTQRKFGGTGLGLSISRELAKLLGGKIALKSTEGKGSEFSLTIPVKFSENAETRPEQPIAEPELPKITETEPQPQRFVSSHIPEPVEDDRDNIQPGDKVILIIEDDTSFAKILLNYARTKNYKAVVSVRGDTGIELAKELKPLAILLDIQLPVMDGWQVMEALKSDPETKPIPVHIMSSMKFKHESLLKGAVDFINKPFALEQMQEVFNTLEEAMNRSPKKVLIVEENEQHAKALSYFLSSNNISNNIATNVNQSIDSLKNQEVDCVILDMGVPDKNAYETLETIKQNKGLEKLPIIVFTGKNLSKGEETRIKKYADSIVVKTAHSYQRILDEAGLFLHLVEEKNKKKKDQASNGQDGELRNILKDKTVLVADDDVRNIFSLTKALEVQGMKVVPAMDGKEALNVLKTDPNIDIVLMDMMMPEMDGYETIREIRSNPKFKQLPVLAVTAKAMMGDREKCIAVGASDYISKPVDIDQLISLLRVWLYDTI
- a CDS encoding glycosyltransferase family protein gives rise to the protein MESAIKKILIITYYWPPAGGPGVQRWLKFAKYLPEFGWKPTVFIPENPSYPLLDESLEKDVPKDLEIIKNKIWEPYQLAEKLNKSNKKFKAGQFDVGQNQSWKSKLSIWVRGNFFIPDARVFWVKPSTKYLKKYLSENHFDALVTTGPPHSLHLIGLGLKKEFPGLKWIADFRDPWTEISYQKHLKLTKSSDKKHRDLEQKVFKTADITLATSFTDAENFRKNGANAICITNGFDSDASTTFNIPGEYGTEKFTLSYVGVLEQLRNPEILWKVLDEIITEKDGFANDFELKFAGRIDDRILHYLNSLKLKTSINNLGYLSHDKALQEMANSDLLLITNFPQESSKGIIPGKIFEYLATGKQILSFGPKDADVAKILTETHAGKHFDYSEKEKVKDFIVNQYLNWKSGKTSDNPSSIEQYSRKNLTKTLSQVLQ
- a CDS encoding thioredoxin family protein, giving the protein MKINTALLFLLVSAFVFAQETISFEKATFNHILSKAKKENKIIFLDAYAEWCGPCKLMEKNIFPKDEVKQFYNANFINARIDMEKGEGRDIQKKYGVYSYPTYLFLNGDGEVVYKGMGYLEAPDFLQLGSQAKMIGEGGGGKERFEKGETDPEFLLNTAKLNANIDPEFAKKVSERYFQVRKKKAFTQDELAMLFYFLRSENDPNYKVFVNEKPEILNLLPESSYNQFHTQIKLNTIAENAVDKSKKTINEAKFLDDASKLMSVEDAENYLKILKLNAYRSLENWSGYEKAALENYKNGDGFDAKELMTAAFVFAEKISNPTSLKQAVIWTEKALQQGETPDGNYILARLHLKSGNKEAAKKYATQAVKLAKEKGMDASVPEKLLLEIK
- a CDS encoding hybrid sensor histidine kinase/response regulator, with the protein product MILIVDDTPENIISLKKVLEKNGFEVDTASSGEEALKKILNRSYVLIILDVQMPGMDGFEVAETISGFSKAKETAIIFLSAASANVNLITRGYSSGGLDYISKPVDMNVLLLKVKTFYRIYEQSRALNKMQETLREEIEYRKEAERKKDEFISIASHELKTPMTSVKGYIQLLERSIEKNDIETTKARLSKVQNQIEKLNNLIADLLDISKIESGKLKLNKKHFQFDALVEDVLEILQQSHPDVTFIKKGSFEGKIYGDDIRIEQVILNFMTNALKYAPDSNEIHINSRREGDHAYFSVKDFGIGMAEENKDKVFNKFYRIEETSERFQGLGIGLYICKEIIELHQGEIGVNSQPGEGSEFYFTLPLNTEQDENI
- a CDS encoding ABC transporter permease; translated protein: MNFPLYFSKKIAFSKDNKNNLSRIIIFIGRLSVALGIIVSLITVATGIGSKNAIKNRMADFGGAIQIKSQKSNSSYNSSVLSTENFQFKKIQELPDVAATQKFVTVSGIMRTEDNFAGIIFKGISSDFDHKRFEKFLVEGETPRVKEGVYNGNVVLSQKIANDLHKKVGDSIVTIFSKEDQKPLYRKFRISGIYKTDIKMIDDLFVIGGINHARKIQNFEKDQNGGYEIFLKDNDRIDSVFPVIEKLSGYKNYAEKVTDKYPQIVDWINIFDTNIALIITIMLVVVVINIIMVLLILIIERTNSIGMLKTLGANNRQIRAIFINYTLLIMIPGLVIGNVIGLGFLLIQKIFGIIKLNPENYYVSVVPVDLNPLYILSISLGILIISAIALVLPSYLISKISPVKAIKYN